The genomic window AAGTGATTTCCCCGTCGCTGGGCCGGGCAAGTCCCATGATGGTTTTCAAGGTCGTGGTCTTGCCGACTCCGTTTCGGCCCAGCAGGCACACGCACTCGCCCCGCTTCACTTCGAGGCTGATTCCGAACAGGATGTGGCTCGTTCCAAAAAAAGTATGGACGTTCTTCAGCTTGAGATTTCCCATCAGTATTGCTCGCCAAAGTAGACTTTCTGTGCGGTTTCGTTCATTCTCACCTGGTCCGGCATGCCTTGTATGATGATCCTGCCGTAATGCAAGAGAGTGATGTTGCGCGCATGATTGAATACAACCGAAAGATCGTGTTCCGTAAACAGGACGGTGATGTTCCGGTCCCGGTTGAGATGGTCGACCAGCGCCATCGTCTCCTGGGTCTCTTCCAGCGACATGCCCGCGGTCGGTTCATCCAGAAGCAGAAGCTTTGGTTTCCCGGCAAGCGCGATGGCCAATTCCAGCTTTTTCTTGTCTCCCTGGGACAGCGCCCCGGCCATTGCTTCCCTTTTTTCAATCAGGCCGCACAGGGAAAGCACTTCTTCCGTCTGCTCGTTGCCACTTTTGTCCGCGGACCTGAACAGACTGAAAGCCAGACCCATTTGAGCCTGCACGGCGGACCGCACGTTGTGGAAAGCGGTCATTTTCGGGAATATGTTGCTGATCTGAAAGGCGCGCGAAATGCCCATCCGGGTGATCTCGTGCGGAAGCCGGCCGGCGATGTTCTCTCCATTGAACAGAATGCTTCCGGAATCGGGACGGTGATAGCCCGTCAGTAAATTGAAGAATGTGCTTTTGCCGGCGCCGTTCGGACCGATAATCGCGTCCAGGTCTCCCTCCGACAGCGCAAAATCCAGGTTCCTGGTCGCATGGAGACCCCCAAAGCTCTTGTTCAGGCCGCTTACCTCCAGGATCTTTGTTTTCATTTCACAGCCCTGTCGTTTGCCAACTCCGGCGATCCGGACATCCCGTGCTCCTCCGCTTTTCGAGAGGATCCGGACAACCGGCTGTCGATGATCGAGAGGATTCCTCCGGGAAAAAACAAAACGATCACAAGAATGATCGAGCCTATGGTGAGAGGCCAAAACACCGTGTAGCGCGTCACGTAGGCGTTCAGGGCAGTGTAGATCATGGAGCCGACCAACGGCCCCGCAAAAAAGTCGGCTCCTCCTATGAGGGTCATGAAAACAGGACTGCCCGATTGCATCCATCCGAGCAGGGCAGGTGAAACACTGCGCTGGAAGGGGGCCCAGAGGGACCCGGCGATGCCCGCGAACACTCCCGCGATAACGAAATTGAGGAGCATGGCCCTTCGCACATTGATCCCCACGAACGCGGCGCGCCGCTGGTTGTCGCGAAGCATGCGCAGAGTGTATCCGAAAGGCGATTGGGTGATTCTCCAGATGATGACCATGGCCGCGGCCACCACCCCGAGCGTGAAGTAGTAGTAATGGATCGAATTTCGAAAGAAAGGAGGCGAGAGAATGCCCTGAATGCCGTCATCGCCGCCCGTAAAGCCGTACCAGGAAAAGACCAGGTAGAACAGCAATTCCCCGAAAGCCAGACTGAGGATGGCGAAGTAAATACCCGTGAGCCGAACGAGGAAAAACCCGACGACGAGCGCTCCGACCGCGGACACGGGAATGGCGAGAAACAACGCGAAAAAGAACTGGAAGTAGCCAATCTCCCCGGTCGATGCCTGAAAAGCCCGGCAGACGAGGGCGGTGGCGTATGCTCCCAGCCCGAAAAACGCCGCCTGCCCGAAGGATATCTGACCCATGTAGCCGTAGATCAGGTTGAAGCTCAGAGCGAAAAGGCCGAGAATAAGGATTTCGACGCCGACAACGGTGGAGAACTCACCGGCAACCAGCGGCGCCAGAAGCGCCACGGGAACCAGCACCGCCAATACCGACGCGGACAAGCCGGCGCGGCCGTAAAGAGCACGGAACCAACCCTTTCTTTCAGTGCCTTCAGTCGATACACGCTTCTCTGTTGTGGTCGGCATTTAGAACCTCATCTCAGTTCCGAAAAGACCCCAGGGCCGAAGGATGAGAACGGCGACCAGGATCAGGAAAATGATCGCCAGCGCGCCGCCCGGCCAGATCAACACTGAAAAGGAATAGACTATTCCCACGATAAGCGAGGCCACGAAAGTGCCGAGAATGCTGCCGAACCCTCCTATGACGACCACCGCGAAACACTGAACGATAAGATCCATATCGAGCCCGAGGCCGATGGGCACAATGGGCAGGAATACGCCGGCGGAAAAAGCGGCAATCGCCACCCCCAGGGCAAAGACGCCGGCGTATATCGTCGGTATTCGAATACCAAGCGCCCCGACCATCTCGCGGCTGTGCACGGCCGCTCGCACGATCTTTCCGTACCGCGTGCGGTGCAGGAAGAACCACAAACCGGCGGCCACTCCGAATCCGCACCCTATCACCACGAACAGGTAGGGATTGATGTAGGCTCCCAAGGCTTCGACCGGCTCGATGGGCAGGAAGATACGGCGGTTCTGAACTCCCCAGATCAGTTTGATCAGATCGCTGATGATGAGGATCAGGGCAAAGGTGAGCAACAACTGCTCGGGGAGCTCCCGCGCGTACATCCTGCGGATCAGGACTCTCTCAATCAGCCAGCCGACGGCAAACATGAACAGGGTTGCGACGACAATCGCCGGCAGCAGCAGAAGGCCGTGCTGTCCAAAGGCGCTGCAGAACGCCTGGTAGAGGCTGAACGTCAGATAGCCGCCCAGCAGCCACAGGCTGGCGTGGGCAAAATTGAGAATGTTCATGACCCCGAATATCAGCGACAGCCCGGATGCAACCAGAAAGAGCATCATGGACCGGGAAAGACCGCTGAAGAGCTGAATCAGGAGAGAACCAATATCCGTCGGCATACCTGAATCCTGAATTATGGACCCGAATCGGTCCGGCCGCATTCAGTCGATCCATCACATCCGCCCCGGGAAAAACCGGGCCGGCGCGAGCGGATCAGGTTCTCTTCTTCTGCAGCCGGCGAACCTCGTCACAAGTCGGTACCCAAACCTCATGGCCTTGCACCATGATCATGGTCTTGGGATTGAAAATGGGGAATGGATAGTCCGGAGTATCCACGACCTCGCCGACATACGACGGAGCGTCGAGCTGGTTGTTGCAGTCGCGCAACGGCAGCTTGCCGCGGCAGGTGTCGACGGTCGCCCCCGTCAGCGCTTTTCTTATCGCCTCCGTTTCCACCGTCGACGCCTTTGTGACGGCCTGGTCCAGAGCGTTCAAGGAATCGGCGTACATACAGGCAAAATCGTCCGGGTAATCGTCCTTGCCGAACTTCTCCTGATAAATCTTGACGTAGTTCTGCATGATCGGGTTGTCCATGTGCGCGAAAAACGGACACCGGTTCAAGCCGATGATGCCGCGAGGCAAGGTCTGGCGCTGCTGCATCAATTCCGTCACAGGCAGGAATACCCCCGGGTAGGACACGGACTTGAAAAGTCCGGCGGCTTTGGCCTGCTGGAGGAACGTCTCATTGTCTTTGCCCGCGATGGCCCCGAACAGGAAATCGGGCTTCAACGACATGACGGCGGTGATGTACGAGGTGAAATCGGTTTCGCCAAGCTTTGCCCAGAGCTCCTTCATCAATTCAGTGCCGGGAGAAGCCGCCTTGAGGTTCTCGACGAAGACTTTCTGCGCGTCACGCCCCCATTCGTAATCCAGTCCTATGGTCGCATACTTCTTCCAGCCTTTCTCCTTTATCAACTTGGCCACCGCGACCACCGTGGCTCCCGATTGCATCCTGGTGTCCGGGCCGAACATGAAGGTGTAGGGCGTGAAGTTCTCGTGCACGATCTTTGAGCTGTTGCTCGTTGCGGTCAGGTGCAGAACCTTGTGCTCGTGTATGATCTCCTGAACCGCCATTGCAACCGCGCTGCTCCAGGTCCCTATAATCGTTTTCACTTTGTCGTTGAGAATGAGGGACCTGGCTTCTCGAGCCCCAACGTCGGGCTTCGTCTGAGTGTCACGAAAATAAAGCTCTATGGGGTGCTTGCCCAGGAAGCCCCCTCTGGCGTTGATCTGAGCGGCAACCAGCGGCAGTATCTTGATCGGGCGTTCCGAATAGTTCGCGCCGCTGCCGGTGGTGGGCAGCAAAACGCCTATCCTGTAAGGTTCTCCCGCCTGCGCTCCCGTAAACCTGGGTACCATCGTCAGTACGCCGGCGGCAATGGATGTGATGATGAAATCCCGGCGGCTGACCCCTCGACTCATGATCTCAATACTGCGTCCCCAATCCTTCCTCTCATCACCGCTCATGACCGTCCCCTTTTTCCGAATGGTTGGAAAATTTGCCCGCCCGCCTTTTCTGCCCAAGAAGCTACTCCCGTACAGATAACGCCGCTATCAGGAGTTTTCCGGCAGCCTGTATGTGCGACCTGATCACTTCAGTCGCTACAGTAACGTCTCTATCCCTGATGGCGGCATGAAGAATCCGGTGCTCTTCATTAAATTTATTAATATGAGGAGTCAAATGAACCACATTTAATATGAAATAAATGCTGTCATAAAAGCTCTTGATCATGGAGGTAAAGAAATCGTTCTTGCTCATCGTCGCGATCTGCATGTGTATTGCAGTATCGATTTCCCACCTTTTCCTGTCATAGATAAGCGCCTTGTGATTTTCATACAGGGATATCTTCTTTTCCAGTGCCCTCAAGTCCTCGGCGTTTCGATGTTTTACCGCGTATTCCAGTGAGATCACCTCCAGACGTTCCCGCAACTCGAATATTTGCTCGGCCTCCCTGGCGCTGACCTCTTTCATGAAAAATCCCCGATTTCTTTTCGAAACAACGAACCCTTCCTGCTCCAGTCTCATGAGGCTGTTGATGATGGGCGTCTTGCTCATCCCCAACATCTCTTCCAGATCCCGATAGATGAGCTTCTGTCCCGGGAATAGTCTCTGGTTTACGATCAGCTGTTTAATCGCTTGATATGCTTCAATATTTTTGGATGTTTCAGTTTCTTGCATAATCGATGCGCCCTCAACTTTTGCGAAAACGGCGGACCGCCGGCCCGCCGAAAACAAGAATAACGGATCCGCCCCGTCAGTAATCAGTTTCGTTATCTTAAATATGATCCAATTTATTATGCGATTTTTCCCTTTTGTCAATCGCTTTTTTCAACACGCGCAGCGGATGCCCAAGACCGATGAAACCGCCGTCAGCCTTGAATCGAGCGCGGAAGGGACGCGCACGGCAGCGCGGGCCGCTATCCTGCAACGCCTTCCGCTTCGTGAATCACCGAGGCGGGTCTCTACGAGAAAACGCCCCGCCCCCGAAACGCAGCGTCGCTCGAGCGCGGCTTCCATGCGGAAAAAAATTGCAGGAAATTAATTTGATTATCCCGGTGAGGATTCTTAGCTTGTTGGGCATGTTGTGTATGTGCCTATGCGTAGTCCGTTTCACGTCGGAAATCGAAGAGGGTTCTCGCGCGGAAACAGCCGGGTATTCTTCGAGCCGGGTTCGATCTTCGGTATGTTGCAGACGGTCCCGAAAACCTCGTCTCGGAACCGTCGCCGCCGGTTCGCATCCTCCTGGAGCAAAGACTCGAGTTCTCTTTCACGCTGCCTGACGTTCATTTGACAACCCCATAAAGTTGTCCGCCGGGTTGGAATCGGCCCGGTCCCATAGCGACTCACGCTCACGCTCGCGGAGTAAGGAATCAGGGGAAGGCAGGAGGTCGGGGAAAGACCCGCGCCCCGTGCGGCCTGCTCAATTGCAGGGCGGGGCTTCATGCCCTGCAGAACGGTGCTGCCGTCTTGAACCCGGGCCGGAGCGAGGATGCGGGCCCCCGGCCTTTTCGGGAACGATCGAAAGGCGGCCCCCGGGTTTTCACGACAGGCGCTTGCCGGTCAAGTCCCATGAAGAACGGAGATGGCGACGGTTACCGCCTCCCGCGGCTGTTCCGGATTGGAAATCGGGCTTCCGCACGGCAATTCTTCAGGAGGAAAGAGACAATCCATGACCTTGCGATCGATTCGGATAGAATTTCCCGGGTGGGTCTTTCGACGCAGGACCGAGGTGATGTACATGGTCCTGGGCCCCGACGGGTTGCCGCAACACGAAAAGTCCATCCGGCCCGGCAGTGCCGGGCGGCTCTTCGCGGTGGTGAGCAAGTACACCCGAGCCCACATCGATGGGCGTGGGATGCCCCCGACGGAAATCGCGCCGGCGATCTTGAACATCGCGGAGGATGTTCGCGCCGGGAGAGTGCCGACGCTTCGGGCCGGTGAATACATCGCTCTCCAGCGGTTTGTTCGCGCGGGCGGCAGGTAAGCCGCCCATCGATTCCACAAAGAAAGGACCACGCCGATTCGTCCGCCCTGGACGGCGGACAATGGTCACACCCGCCACGGAGAAAGCCTGCCATGGATTCCAACGAAGCCTTTGACGGATTCCCTTTGATCCTCGGCTGGGAACTGACGCTTGAGTGCAATTTGCGGTGCGGGCACTGCGGGGCTGCAGCGGGTATCCCGAGGCAGCGGGAACTTTCG from Syntrophobacter fumaroxidans MPOB includes these protein-coding regions:
- a CDS encoding ABC transporter ATP-binding protein encodes the protein MKTKILEVSGLNKSFGGLHATRNLDFALSEGDLDAIIGPNGAGKSTFFNLLTGYHRPDSGSILFNGENIAGRLPHEITRMGISRAFQISNIFPKMTAFHNVRSAVQAQMGLAFSLFRSADKSGNEQTEEVLSLCGLIEKREAMAGALSQGDKKKLELAIALAGKPKLLLLDEPTAGMSLEETQETMALVDHLNRDRNITVLFTEHDLSVVFNHARNITLLHYGRIIIQGMPDQVRMNETAQKVYFGEQY
- a CDS encoding branched-chain amino acid ABC transporter permease; protein product: MPTTTEKRVSTEGTERKGWFRALYGRAGLSASVLAVLVPVALLAPLVAGEFSTVVGVEILILGLFALSFNLIYGYMGQISFGQAAFFGLGAYATALVCRAFQASTGEIGYFQFFFALFLAIPVSAVGALVVGFFLVRLTGIYFAILSLAFGELLFYLVFSWYGFTGGDDGIQGILSPPFFRNSIHYYYFTLGVVAAAMVIIWRITQSPFGYTLRMLRDNQRRAAFVGINVRRAMLLNFVIAGVFAGIAGSLWAPFQRSVSPALLGWMQSGSPVFMTLIGGADFFAGPLVGSMIYTALNAYVTRYTVFWPLTIGSIILVIVLFFPGGILSIIDSRLSGSSRKAEEHGMSGSPELANDRAVK
- a CDS encoding branched-chain amino acid ABC transporter permease, which produces MPTDIGSLLIQLFSGLSRSMMLFLVASGLSLIFGVMNILNFAHASLWLLGGYLTFSLYQAFCSAFGQHGLLLLPAIVVATLFMFAVGWLIERVLIRRMYARELPEQLLLTFALILIISDLIKLIWGVQNRRIFLPIEPVEALGAYINPYLFVVIGCGFGVAAGLWFFLHRTRYGKIVRAAVHSREMVGALGIRIPTIYAGVFALGVAIAAFSAGVFLPIVPIGLGLDMDLIVQCFAVVVIGGFGSILGTFVASLIVGIVYSFSVLIWPGGALAIIFLILVAVLILRPWGLFGTEMRF
- a CDS encoding ABC transporter substrate-binding protein, which translates into the protein MSGDERKDWGRSIEIMSRGVSRRDFIITSIAAGVLTMVPRFTGAQAGEPYRIGVLLPTTGSGANYSERPIKILPLVAAQINARGGFLGKHPIELYFRDTQTKPDVGAREARSLILNDKVKTIIGTWSSAVAMAVQEIIHEHKVLHLTATSNSSKIVHENFTPYTFMFGPDTRMQSGATVVAVAKLIKEKGWKKYATIGLDYEWGRDAQKVFVENLKAASPGTELMKELWAKLGETDFTSYITAVMSLKPDFLFGAIAGKDNETFLQQAKAAGLFKSVSYPGVFLPVTELMQQRQTLPRGIIGLNRCPFFAHMDNPIMQNYVKIYQEKFGKDDYPDDFACMYADSLNALDQAVTKASTVETEAIRKALTGATVDTCRGKLPLRDCNNQLDAPSYVGEVVDTPDYPFPIFNPKTMIMVQGHEVWVPTCDEVRRLQKKRT
- a CDS encoding GntR family transcriptional regulator; the protein is MQETETSKNIEAYQAIKQLIVNQRLFPGQKLIYRDLEEMLGMSKTPIINSLMRLEQEGFVVSKRNRGFFMKEVSAREAEQIFELRERLEVISLEYAVKHRNAEDLRALEKKISLYENHKALIYDRKRWEIDTAIHMQIATMSKNDFFTSMIKSFYDSIYFILNVVHLTPHINKFNEEHRILHAAIRDRDVTVATEVIRSHIQAAGKLLIAALSVRE